One segment of Drosophila mauritiana strain mau12 chromosome 3R, ASM438214v1, whole genome shotgun sequence DNA contains the following:
- the LOC117142844 gene encoding PP2C-like domain-containing protein CG9801, whose protein sequence is MPSLRQKVTTYFRQLSFIAEPREGRRRASEHEDDDGSFITKYLEGRMQRQFVEGPEIYNGQDPTEMPVLKLDAYEAGNCSITAACTGPDEGLTGIKRSKLHLSTSFADDIDFIDTQQENDDCYGVRKSTPPVQVATQNSTRLTSKFGRPPAGPRRQSSAEQPSGSASVSGMRSRKNSKSSIANLAAASAGTDAGKANSDQNNRNVLNAKTEVSTDGDPNLERERLLREAVSNQGGSAPAALIAGVENWRMECDFAYGISVSLYETNMLTKEPMGNPIADCYGMVVRGDSAAMAMADGVNWGDGARLAARSAVHGCLDYLDRAVFGQALECRATTTQEVFVSLLRSLWEGHGCILEVGGALSTLTIAVVLPLDGAPGKYVVCSCNVGDSLGYVYSKKHGVRELTQASHDISSMRDMRDALGALGPADGNKPELSNLTFSMTCIESGDIVFLTSDGISDNFDPVVGKFAEAWTPDVKLQTSVHGKPANLAPKRQNKSASAIYARLHPSTPPTRPARQSKAGSPPNNAPSRPKYMRSQTLIEPRQGLVSAPPPSVVPQRIPKSISGLPLVTGPQRHALTLYRLEDLLSYGINGTFSPCVSARRLCHLLIDFVRMITSARRKTLEQRELFYKLSTGPDGAKREVQLNRMQHRAARKRVVDSSAFVALPGKLDHATVMAYTVGGGEEHNNGNENGDGVAISPVLQSTEFKETNF, encoded by the exons ATGCCGTCGCTGCGCCAGAAGGTCACCACTTACTTCCGCCAGTTGAGCTTCATCGCGGAGCCTCGCGAGGGTCGCCGGCGGGCCAGCGAGCACGAGGATGATGATGGTAGCTTCATAACCAAATATCTGGAGGG CCGAATGCAGCGACAGTTTGTGGAGGGTCCGGAGATTTACAATGGCCAGGATCCCACTGAGATGCCCGTTCTCAAGTTGGATGCATACGAAGCTGGAAATTGCTCCATTACAGCCGCCTGCACAGGTCCTGACGAGGGACTCACCGGCATAAAGCGATCCAAACTGCATTTGAGCACCAGCTTCGCAGATGACATTGACTTCATAGATACGCAGCAGGAGAACGATGATTGCTATGGAGTCAGGAAGAGTACACCGCCAGTTCAGGTGGCCACACAGAACTCAACCCGACTTACTAGCAAATTCGGACGCCCGCCGGCAGGACCTCGCAGACAGAGCAGTGCAGAGCAGCCATCCGGATCTGCTTCCGTGTCGGGAATGCGTTCCCGCAAGAATTCCAAGAGCAGCATAGCCAATCTGGCCGCTGCGTCTGCTGGCACGGATGCTGGAAAAGCCAACAGCGATCAGAACAATAGAAATGTGTTAAATGCAAAGACTGAGGTCTCGACGGATGGGGATCCCAACTTGGAGCGGGAACGTCTGCTCCGCGAAGCTGTAAGCAACCAGGGTGGCTCTGCTCCTGCAGCTTTGATCGCTGGCGTGGAGAACTGGCGCATGGAGTGCGACTTCGCATATGGTATATCGGTGTCCCTCTACGAGACCAACATGCTGACTAAGGAACCCATGGGCAATCCCATCGCCGACTGCTACGGAATGGTAGTGCGCGGAGACTCAGCTGCCATGGCCATGGCAGATGGTGTCAACTGGGGTGATGGCGCTCGTCTGGCCGCCCGTTCAGCTGTTCACGGTTGTCTGGACTATCTGGACCGGGCGGTCTTCGGACAGGCGCTGGAGTGCAGAGCCACCACAACCCAGGAGGTTTTTGTGAGTTTGCTGCGTAGTCTTTGGGAGGGACACGGTTGTATCCTTGAAGTTGGAGGAGCCCTATCTACTCTGACCATAGCCGTGGTGCTGCCGCTGGACGGAGCGCCAGGGAAATATGTCGTGTGCTCTTGTAATGTTGGCGATTCCCTGGGTTATGTGTACTCCAAGAAGCACGGTGTACGGGAACTAACACAGGCCTCCCACGACATCAGTTCCATGCGGGACATGCGCGATGCGTTGGGTGCCCTTGGACCGGCGGATGGCAACAAGCCGGAGCTGAGCAATCTAACATTCTCGATGACCTGCATTGAAAGTGGAGACATAGTCTTTTTAACCTCGGATGGAATCAGCGATAACTTCGATCCAGTTGTGGGCAAGTTTGCCGAAGCCTGGACACCGGATGTTAAGCTTCAGACGTCGGTGCATGGCAAGCCCGCCAACTTGGCACCCAAACGGCAGAACAAGAGCGCATCCGCCATCTATGCCCGTCTGCATCCTTCGACTCCACCCACGCGGCCAGCTCGTCAGTCCAAGGCAGGAAGTCCGCCTAATAATGCGCCAAGTCGACCAAAGTATATGCGCTCTCAAACGCTCATTGAACCACGCCAGGGATTGGTATCAGCTCCACCGCCATCGGTGGTGCCCCAACGCATTCCAAAGTCCATCTCAGGACTGCCCCTTGTTACCGGTCCCCAGCGGCATGCTCTTACCCTCTACCGCTTGGAGGATCTGCTCAGCTATGGCATCAACGGCACGTTTTCGCCATGCGTATCGGCCCGCAGGCTCTGCCACTTGCTCATCGATTTTGTAAGGATGATAACGTCAGCCAGGAGGAAGACTCTGGAGCAAAGGGAACTATTCTACAAACTCTCTACGGGACCAGATGGCGCCAAGCGCGAGGTGCAACTGAACCGCATGCAGCATCGCGCGGCCAGGAAGCGTGTGGTGGACAGCAGCGCCTTTGTAGCATTGCCCGGGAAACTGGACCATGCCACTGTGATGGCCTACACGGTGGGCGGCGGAGAGGAGCACAAtaatggaaatgaaaacggCGATGGGGTAGCTATTTCGCCTGTACTGCAATCCACGGAGTTTAAGGAGACGAATTTCTAA